CCTCCGAGCTGCACGCCCGGGTGATGAACGTCTCGCTGATCCTTTACGCCGAGCACGAGTTCAACGCCTCTACCTTTACCGCACGCGTTTGTGCCTCGACGCTCTCCGACATGCACTCCTGCGTGACCGGCGCCATCGGCTCCCTGCGTGGCCCGCTGCATGGCGGTGCCAATGAGGCGGCCATGGAGATGATCGAGGACTGGCAGTCCGCGGATGAGGCCGAGAGCAAGATCCTCGGCATGCTCGAGCGCAAGGACAAGATCATGGGCTTCGGCCACGCGATCTATCGCGAGTCCGACCCGCGCAACGCGATCATCAAAGAGTGGTCGAAGAGGCTGGCCGAGGACGTGGGTGACAGCGTGCTCTATCCGGTCTCCGAGCGCGTCGAGGCGGTGATGTGGCGCGAGAAGAAGCTGTTCTGCAACGCCGACTTCTTCCACGCCAGCGCCTACCACTTCATGGACATCCCGACCAAGCTGTTCACCCCGATCTTCGTCTGCTCGCGGGTCACCGGCTGGTGTGCCCACGTCTTCGAGCAGCGCGCCAACAACCGCATCATCCGTCCCAGCGCCGACTATATCGGCCCGGAGAAGAGCGAGTGGGTGCCCATCGAGCAGCGGGGGTGAGCATGAATACCGACTACCGTAAACCGCTTCCCGGCACCGAGCTGGACTACTTCGACGTGCGCGCGGCCGTCGAGGCGATCCAGCCCGGTGCCTATGACACCCTTCCTTACACCTCGCGGGTACTCGCCG
The Halomonas sp. H10-9-1 DNA segment above includes these coding regions:
- the prpC gene encoding 2-methylcitrate synthase — translated: MADKPISGAGLRGQSAGATALCTVGKTGSGLTYRGFDIKELAEKARFEEVAYLLLKGKLPNQTELDAYIAKLKGLRGLPSALKTVLEQIPRDAHPMDVMRTGASMLGNLETEQSFDEQQDVSDRLLAALPSIICYWYRFSHDGVRIETETDDDSVGGHFLHMLRGEPASELHARVMNVSLILYAEHEFNASTFTARVCASTLSDMHSCVTGAIGSLRGPLHGGANEAAMEMIEDWQSADEAESKILGMLERKDKIMGFGHAIYRESDPRNAIIKEWSKRLAEDVGDSVLYPVSERVEAVMWREKKLFCNADFFHASAYHFMDIPTKLFTPIFVCSRVTGWCAHVFEQRANNRIIRPSADYIGPEKSEWVPIEQRG